Within Vicia villosa cultivar HV-30 ecotype Madison, WI linkage group LG1, Vvil1.0, whole genome shotgun sequence, the genomic segment caAATTTAAGTTTTGATACGGATAATAAAAATGCGAATGGAATGAAAAAACAGCATAGCCTGTGTATGTCTAATCCTCACCCCTGACCCCTCCTCTACCTCCTATTAggattaggcatactcagtagcagtaatctatgttttatgttttatatttcGTGTTGTAATATTTGGACATTCGCACTTTCAAAACAATCGGATAAACCACATCAAGTTTAGTTATTCCGTTTCACTGCTTTAATCAATATAACGACGAagttttttacaaaaataatagATACAGAGAAAAATTCGCAGGTGTATATCTGAAATATTTGTTTTAGGTGGTTTCAGATTTGCATATGCGAAATGAcctcttatattttattttcatcctTTAAATAATAAAGGGTTATTACTATTTTACTTGTTTGCCATATAAGTCATTTCTTATTTATccatgtaaatttttttttttaaaaaacaattttgtcATCTTAAAATACTATGATTTTATGGGctaaattattagtattttaaaatgataaggttgttttcaaaaataattttttacaagGATAAACTAGAAATGATCTATATgacaaagaggtaaaatgctaataacctaataataaaatattggaaaaaaattattttgaatgtACATATTCAAAACATCTCGAAAATGTAAAAAAGTTACTTCGGATATGCTTTTGTATCATGAGACTTTCAGATATTTTTTTACCAATTGTGTTAAGAGAGTCCCAAAACCAAATATCATTGACCCGATAAACTGCTAAACCAGCCCAACCGAACCGAAATCACGCGGGCCTAATGGGTTGGACGGTTTGGGTCGGTTTCACTTTTATGTCCAGCCCTAGAAATTACTTCATAGTTAGTCTATTTTCAGTTTTTCACATTATTGGTAggtaaaaaaaatgagaaaaagaatGGCAGAGTTTGAAGACTTGCCAGAAGGATGCATCACCACCATAATATCTCGTACGACTCCAGTTGACGCCGGCAAACTCTCCGTTGTCTCTAAATCATTTCGTTCTGCCTCTTATTCCGATGCTGTCTGGAATGCCTTTCTTCCTTCCGATTCCAATTTCATCGACTCTATCATCTCACACTCTCCTTCACTCGCCAATCTTCCTACCAAAAAGTCTCTCTATCTTGCCCTCTCCGATCGCCCTATCGACAATGCTCGAAAGTTATTGTTTCTCCCAATTTCTCGATTTCTAGGGTTTATCATCATTCACTAAATTGATAATAGCAATTGAATACTTGTTGAATGCAGAGCTTTCAATTGAATAGAAAGAGTGGAAAAAAGTGTTACATGCTTGCAGCTAGATCTCTCACAATTGTTTGGGGCGATGATCAGCGCTACTGGAATTGGATTTCTACGCCTGATTCCAGGTTTGATCTTTAATTTAACTGTGTTAATTCTTACTGTTATCAATAATTAACCTCCACAGTGCTTGTTCTTGTTGGTTGAATCAAGCTATTACTGATTGCTCTATAAAGCTGAGCATTAAGTTATGAGCTTGAACGATTCTCTTTCCTATGTAAGTGGTCAGCTACTGTTGATTCATCCTATTTCTCTCATCATTGAAACTGATGAAAAACAATGAGAGGTTGAATCTGCTCTTACCTCTTGTACCGAAAATTAACCGGCTTTGCTGCCATATTTTCCACATTTGTCGGTGAAACTTCCAACTCATAGTTAGGGCATAGGGTTTGAACAGTCGGTGCTCAATATGGTGTTCTACTTCTAGACCATGCCATTAGATAAATGTTTCAAAATCCATAGCTTCTCTCAAAATGAGGAGGCTGCATATTGTATGATATAACTGAAAGAATCTTTTTCATTTCAAAGGATATAGAGTtgtatgaaaatattttccatgTTCAGCTTTTCtcactttctcttctttttttcttccaaatgaaTACTTATTCTTAGACCTATTCAATCTCAAAGTTAACTATACACCTGAATCCGAACCTCAATATTATGCTGATCCACCATTAGATAATTCTCTTTATAGATAACAAACGATATCAAAATTCTGTCATAGTCAGTTACGCTTTGTTTACAGCTACCAAATTTTAATTGACGAATCTGCATTGTTAGTGTTTCTACATCTGTATAACTGTGACTGTGATGGTATGCATCACTTTCAACTTTTTCCTCGGCTGTATTCTTATCTTCTCTATCTGCTCAAATTTTGGATAGGTTCCCTGAAATTGCTAAGCTTTGTCATGTCTGGTGGTTTGAAATTCGTGGAACAATCAACACTCTTGCCTTGTCCCCAAATACTCAGTATGCAGCTTATCTTGTGTTCAAGATGATTGATGACTATGGATTTGAGAACGAAACTGTGGACTTAACCGTTGGCGTCAAAGGTGGCCATAGCAAAACTAAAATAGTCTGTTTGGATCCAAATATAGAACCTAGGCCACCCATAGTAGGTAGGTGGTATCATGGGAGGAGGCCGACGCCACACGATATAGTAGGATTGCAACGTCCTAGTGTGAGAAGCGATGGATGGCCGGAGATTAAGATGGGAGAATTCTTCAATTCAAACCTCGAAGAAGAAGTCGAGATGAGTGTTATGGAGATTAAGGGTAATGAGGTGAAGGAGAATTTCTTTCTCGAAGGAATAGAAGTTAGGCCTAAAGAAGACAATTAAGCAACATCACTGAACTATGCAGTGTTTTGTGTGTTGTTTCCATATTGTCTCTTGATTTGCAGTCTCTTAAGAACATTGATTAAAGTTGAACCAATGCCTTGATAGACTAGAATTTAAGTCATCATAATTGTGTGCTATCGATTTATGGTCGATGTCGCAGTTTTTTAGTTTGATTTTCTTTAATAAatccagttttttttttttctagcaTCTTT encodes:
- the LOC131617031 gene encoding F-box protein PP2-B10-like, with the protein product MRKRMAEFEDLPEGCITTIISRTTPVDAGKLSVVSKSFRSASYSDAVWNAFLPSDSNFIDSIISHSPSLANLPTKKSLYLALSDRPIDNARKSFQLNRKSGKKCYMLAARSLTIVWGDDQRYWNWISTPDSRFPEIAKLCHVWWFEIRGTINTLALSPNTQYAAYLVFKMIDDYGFENETVDLTVGVKGGHSKTKIVCLDPNIEPRPPIVGRWYHGRRPTPHDIVGLQRPSVRSDGWPEIKMGEFFNSNLEEEVEMSVMEIKGNEVKENFFLEGIEVRPKEDN